Proteins from one Burkholderia oklahomensis C6786 genomic window:
- a CDS encoding YbjQ family protein: MADPQLITTAFDIPGYRIERSLGVARGIVVRSRSIVGTFGASIQTLFGGNISLYTSLCERARQDAYERMVEQATQMGGNAIIGMRYDATEIASGVTEVLCYGTAAQAVRAG, from the coding sequence ATGGCAGATCCGCAGCTCATCACGACCGCTTTCGACATTCCGGGCTACCGGATCGAACGCTCGCTCGGCGTCGCGCGCGGCATCGTCGTGCGTTCGCGCTCGATCGTCGGCACGTTCGGCGCATCGATTCAAACGCTGTTCGGCGGCAACATCTCGCTCTACACGTCGCTGTGCGAGCGTGCGCGGCAGGATGCTTACGAGCGGATGGTCGAACAGGCGACGCAGATGGGCGGCAACGCGATCATCGGAATGCGCTACGACGCGACCGAGATCGCATCGGGCGTGACCGAAGTGCTGTGCTACGGCACCGCGGCGCAGGCGGTGCGCGCCGGCTGA
- a CDS encoding iron-containing alcohol dehydrogenase yields MAYIHYLTHIHLGDDALAMLSAECARSGVTRPLVVTDKGVAAAGLVDRALDALGFGALPVFDDTPSNPTEAAVLAAAQRYRDDGCDGLVAVGGGSAIDLAKGVAIAATHPLPLTQYATIEGGSDRITAAVAPLVAVPTTSGTGSEVARGAILILADGRKLGFHSWHLLPKAAICDPSLTLGLPPGLTAATGMDAIAHCIETFLAPAFNPPADGIALDGLERAWAHIERATHDGSDRAARLAMMSASMQGALAFQKGLGCVHSLSHPLGGVKVNGRTSLHHGTLNAVVLPAVLRFNERAPTVVAERRYARMRRVMNLPDDADLPQALHEMTARLGLPTGLAQMGVDESAFDHVIEGALVDHCHKTNPRVASADDYRRMLVESL; encoded by the coding sequence GTGGCCTACATCCATTACCTGACGCACATCCATCTCGGCGACGACGCGCTCGCGATGCTCTCGGCCGAATGCGCGAGGAGCGGCGTCACGCGCCCGCTCGTCGTGACCGACAAGGGCGTCGCGGCGGCGGGGCTCGTCGATCGCGCGCTCGACGCGCTCGGGTTCGGCGCGCTGCCGGTATTCGACGACACGCCGTCGAATCCGACCGAGGCGGCCGTGCTCGCCGCCGCGCAGCGCTATCGCGACGACGGCTGCGACGGGCTCGTCGCGGTCGGCGGCGGCTCGGCGATCGATCTCGCGAAGGGCGTCGCGATCGCGGCGACGCATCCGCTGCCGCTCACGCAATACGCGACGATCGAAGGCGGCAGCGACAGGATCACCGCGGCCGTCGCGCCGCTCGTCGCGGTGCCGACGACGTCCGGCACCGGCAGCGAGGTCGCGCGCGGCGCGATCCTGATCCTCGCCGACGGCCGCAAGCTCGGCTTCCATTCGTGGCATCTGCTGCCGAAGGCGGCGATCTGCGATCCGTCGCTGACGCTCGGCCTGCCGCCCGGGCTCACGGCCGCGACCGGCATGGACGCGATCGCGCACTGCATCGAGACGTTCCTCGCGCCGGCGTTCAATCCGCCCGCCGACGGCATCGCGCTCGACGGCCTCGAACGCGCATGGGCGCACATCGAGCGCGCGACGCACGACGGCAGCGACCGCGCCGCGCGTCTCGCGATGATGAGCGCGTCGATGCAGGGCGCGCTGGCGTTCCAGAAGGGGCTCGGCTGCGTGCATTCGCTGTCGCATCCGCTCGGCGGCGTGAAGGTGAACGGCAGGACGTCGCTGCATCACGGCACGCTGAACGCGGTCGTGCTGCCCGCCGTGCTGCGCTTCAACGAGCGCGCGCCGACCGTCGTCGCCGAGCGCCGCTATGCGCGGATGCGCCGCGTGATGAACCTGCCCGACGACGCGGACCTGCCGCAGGCGCTGCACGAGATGACCGCGCGCCTCGGCCTGCCGACGGGCCTCGCGCAGATGGGCGTCGACGAAAGCGCGTTCGATCACGTGATCGAAGGCGCGCTCGTCGATCACTGCCACAAGACGAATCCGCGCGTCGCGTCGGCCGACGATTACCGGCGCATGCTCGTCGAATCGCTCTGA
- a CDS encoding NUDIX domain-containing protein has product MTTADYQFCPRCARALAVRADPVEEGGRVRRACPDETCGYVHWNNPIPVVAAIVEYEGKILLARNAAWPEGVFALITGFLEHGETPEAGIAREVREETALDAESVKLVGVYEFIRKNELIVAYHVRANGTIRLSPELLEYRLVEPPRLRPWRAGTGQALADWMRARGLDFEFVDFPGQ; this is encoded by the coding sequence ATGACCACCGCAGACTACCAATTCTGTCCACGCTGCGCGCGCGCGCTCGCCGTGCGCGCCGATCCCGTCGAGGAGGGCGGCCGCGTGCGCCGCGCGTGTCCCGACGAAACCTGCGGCTACGTCCATTGGAACAACCCGATCCCCGTCGTCGCCGCGATCGTCGAGTACGAAGGCAAGATCCTCCTCGCGCGCAACGCCGCGTGGCCCGAAGGCGTGTTCGCGCTCATCACCGGCTTTCTCGAACATGGCGAAACGCCCGAGGCGGGGATCGCCCGCGAAGTGCGCGAGGAGACGGCGCTCGACGCCGAATCGGTGAAGCTCGTCGGCGTCTACGAATTCATCCGCAAGAACGAATTGATCGTCGCATACCACGTCCGCGCGAACGGGACGATTCGATTGTCGCCGGAGTTGCTCGAATACCGGCTCGTCGAGCCGCCGAGGCTGCGCCCGTGGCGCGCCGGCACGGGCCAGGCGCTCGCCGACTGGATGCGCGCGCGCGGCCTCGACTTCGAATTCGTCGACTTCCCCGGTCAATAG